GAGCGCGGTCAACACGAACGCGGTCAACGCCATGACGAGCAGCAGCCAGACGACGAGCAGCGGTGACCACGGCACCCCGACGGCGGGCGCGAGGACGAGCATCAGCGCGCCCTGCACGGTCGCGACCGACGCACCGCCGATGCACTTGCCGGTGACGAGCGCGCCCCGGCGGATCGGCGCGACGAGCATCTCGCGGAGGAACCCGAACTCCCGGTCCCAGACGATCGACACGGCGGAGAAGATCGACGTGAACAGCACCGTCATCGCGATGACGCCCGGGAACATGAACGTCCGGAAGTCGAAGCCCTTCGTCGCGCCGGTCGCAGCGAGCGAGCCGATCCCGCTCCCGAGCACGAAGAGGTAGATGATCGGCTGCGCGAGTGACGTGACGATGCGGGCCCGGCTGCGCGAGAAGCGGATCAGCTCGCGCTTCCAGACCATCTTCACGGCGCGCAGGTCGTCGCGCCACGTCCCACCCGCGACGCGTACGGAGACGACGTCGTCGCGTGACGGCGGCGCGGACGGTGTCGCGGTCGGCGTCGTGGTCGTGCTCACCGCGACCTGCTCGCGCGCATGAAGACGCTGTTGCGGAGGCGCTCGCCACTGGTCGCCTCGGCGTCGCGGATCGTTCGACCGGTGTACGTCATGAACACGTCGTCGAGAGTCGGGCGGGCGACGCTGACGGAGCGGATCGACACGTCGAGCTCGGCGAAGAGGCGCGGGACGAACTGCTCACCCTGCGCGACGTGCACCGTCACCTCGCCCTCGCTCATCGTCGCCTCTTCGCCGAACCGCTCACGGATCTCGGTGATCGCGCGGGCGTCGTCGTCGGTCTGCAGTCGCACGCGGTCGCGCCCGACGCTCGCCTTCAGGTTCTCGGGCGAGTCGATCACCACGATCTCGCCGTTGTCGATGATGGCGATGCGGTCGCAGTGCTCGGCCTCGTCCATGTAGTGCGTCGTGAGGAACATCGTGATCGCCTCACGACGGCGGAGCTCGTCGATGTAGCTCCAGATGTGCGCGCGCGTCTGGGGGTCGAGGCC
Above is a genomic segment from Acidimicrobiia bacterium containing:
- a CDS encoding ABC transporter permease — protein: MSTTTTPTATPSAPPSRDDVVSVRVAGGTWRDDLRAVKMVWKRELIRFSRSRARIVTSLAQPIIYLFVLGSGIGSLAATGATKGFDFRTFMFPGVIAMTVLFTSIFSAVSIVWDREFGFLREMLVAPIRRGALVTGKCIGGASVATVQGALMLVLAPAVGVPWSPLLVVWLLLVMALTAFVLTALGIVIASRMQQVESFQFVMQLLVLPMFFLSGAVFPLSRLPRWLNVATRLDPLTYLVDPMRHIVFAHVHASPRVRAELLPPVTWGGWHVPVALEIAMCAAFGLALLTVAVRLFSKTD